The proteins below are encoded in one region of Pseudophryne corroboree isolate aPseCor3 chromosome 8, aPseCor3.hap2, whole genome shotgun sequence:
- the DDAH2 gene encoding putative hydrolase DDAH2 has protein sequence MTGRYTHAVVRGVPSSLAHEGDGQVDLARAQRESGVFCGILRQKLGLQVMELPPNEDLPRGQLIGDMAVVIADTALITRPYNPARRKETEGLQKLFEELKFRVCELEDENATLDASDILYTGTEIFVGLSKWTNLRGAEMVAKTYQDYAVSTVPVAGDLHLKSFCSMGGPDTLVIGSSSTAKKALKVMEQLTDHHYETLTVPDDPAANCIYARVGPKTNVLVHRSAEEYPNSVQVFQKLTDYTLVPSSCTEVSKIGGCLTACSILINRKLEI, from the exons GTGAGAGGGGTGCCCTCCTCTCTGGCACATGAAGGAGATGGGCAGGTGGACCTCGCAAGGGCACAGAGGGAGAGCGGTGTCTTCTGTGGCATCTTGAGGCAGAAGCTGGGTCTTCAGGTGATGGAGCTACCCCCAAACGAAGATCTACCCCGAGGACAACTAATTGGGGACATGGCAGTTGTGATAGCAGATACAGCCTTAATCACTCGCCCATATAATCCTGCAAGAAGAAAAGAG ACAGAAGGTTTGCAGAAGTTGTTTGAAGAGTTGAAATTCAGAGTATGTGAACTTGAGGATGAGAATGCCACACTGGATGCCAGTGATATTCTATACACAG GTACAGAGATATTTGTGGGTCTGTCCAAATGGACCAATCTCCGCGGAGCAGAGATGGTGGCAAAAACGTATCAG GATTATGCCGTATCCACTGTTCCTGTTGCTGGAGACTTGCATCTAAAAAGCTTCTGCAGTATGGGCGGCCCGGACACCCTCGTTATCGGAAGCAGCAGCACAGCTAAAAAAGCCTTGAAG GTGATGGAGCAGCTGACGGATCACCACTACGAGACACTAACTGTGCCAGATGACCCAGCTGCTAACTGCATCTACGCTCGCGTGGGCCCCAAAACCAATGTCTTGGTTCACCGCAGTGCGGAGGAATATCCCAACAGCGTGCAG GTCTTTCAGAAGCTGACTGATTACACACTGGTCCCATCATCCTGCACGGAGGTGTCTAAGATTGGAGGCTGCCTGACCGCTTGCTCCATACTGATAAACCGAAAGCTGGAGATCTGA